In Helicobacter mastomyrinus, a single genomic region encodes these proteins:
- the rpsI gene encoding 30S ribosomal protein S9 yields the protein MAKVYATGKRKTAIAKVWLTPGSGKLTINGENLNDWLGGHEAIKMKVMQPLLLTKQEKSVDIKAVAFGGGYSAQAEALRHGISKALNSYDIAFRAILKPKGLLTRDSRVVERKKYGKRKARRSPQFSKR from the coding sequence ATGGCAAAAGTTTATGCAACAGGAAAGAGAAAAACAGCAATCGCAAAGGTTTGGCTTACTCCGGGCAGCGGTAAGCTCACTATTAATGGAGAGAATCTCAATGATTGGCTTGGTGGACACGAGGCAATTAAGATGAAGGTAATGCAGCCGCTTCTCCTCACAAAGCAAGAAAAATCCGTAGATATAAAGGCTGTTGCCTTTGGTGGTGGATATTCAGCTCAAGCTGAAGCCTTGAGACACGGCATTTCAAAAGCTCTTAATAGTTATGATATAGCCTTTAGAGCGATTTTGAAACCGAAGGGGCTTTTGACCCGCGATTCTCGTGTGGTAGAGCGTAAGAAATATGGTAAAAGGAAAGCAAGACGTAGCCCACAATTCTCAAAAAGGTAA
- the rplM gene encoding 50S ribosomal protein L13: MELTKIATQTDINRQWIVLDAKDKVFGRLITEVATLLRGKHKPCFTPHIDCGDFVVIINATEVKFTGMKLEDKEYFTHSGYFGSTKSKTLQEMLEKNPQKLYHLAVRGMLPKNKLGRAMLKKLKVYRDGNHPHSAQVSKSSK, translated from the coding sequence ATGGAATTGACAAAAATAGCAACACAAACTGACATTAATCGTCAATGGATTGTGCTTGATGCGAAAGATAAAGTGTTTGGTCGCCTTATCACAGAGGTTGCCACGCTTTTACGTGGTAAGCATAAGCCTTGTTTCACACCTCACATTGATTGCGGTGATTTTGTAGTGATTATTAACGCCACAGAGGTGAAATTCACAGGAATGAAGCTTGAAGATAAGGAATATTTCACACATTCAGGGTATTTTGGTAGCACTAAAAGCAAGACATTGCAAGAAATGCTAGAGAAAAATCCGCAAAAGCTTTATCACTTAGCCGTTCGAGGTATGCTTCCTAAAAACAAGCTTGGACGCGCTATGCTTAAAAAGCTCAAAGTTTATCGCGATGGTAATCACCCACATAGCGCACAAGTTTCTAAAAGCTCAAAATAA
- a CDS encoding MBL fold metallo-hydrolase has protein sequence MELLSQSFGEYQTNCYIYKLPQGEIVIDAGIGASDWVMAHCSKPLAFLNTHGHFDHIWSNATLKAHFPQVPLVCPALDAFMLESDCFGTGVTPSTPDILTLCEKGTQSLVFDGIEVIFSHFPGHTPGCSIIEIEGNIFSGDFIFYRSIGRSDFPYSSTIDMRDSLLAFSALPSTPNKPIYPGHGRTTYLNDEQANVPFWIKHLGGM, from the coding sequence ATGGAGCTTCTCTCTCAAAGTTTTGGTGAGTATCAAACAAATTGTTATATTTACAAATTGCCACAGGGAGAGATTGTCATTGACGCTGGGATTGGCGCGAGTGATTGGGTGATGGCGCATTGCTCCAAGCCACTTGCATTTTTAAATACACACGGGCATTTTGACCACATTTGGAGCAATGCCACGCTTAAAGCACATTTTCCTCAAGTACCGCTTGTCTGTCCTGCACTTGATGCGTTTATGTTAGAATCAGATTGCTTTGGCACAGGTGTAACGCCAAGCACACCTGATATTCTTACATTATGTGAAAAAGGTACACAAAGTTTAGTGTTTGATGGCATAGAGGTGATATTTTCTCATTTTCCCGGACACACACCGGGCTGCTCAATTATTGAAATTGAGGGTAATATTTTTAGCGGGGATTTTATCTTTTATCGCTCTATTGGGCGGAGCGATTTTCCCTATTCAAGCACGATTGATATGAGAGATTCTCTTCTTGCTTTTAGTGCGCTTCCTTCAACTCCCAATAAGCCTATTTATCCCGGACACGGAAGGACTACTTACCTTAATGATGAACAGGCAAATGTGCCCTTTTGGATAAAGCATTTGGGCGGTATGTAA
- a CDS encoding ABC transporter ATP-binding protein codes for MLELCNVSYYYTSYRGFAAYKHYVLRHIDLKLEAGQNIAIMGKSGCGKSTLAKIACGLLRPQRDEAGAVGEVRLHSVPINICNLSFRRAFCAQVQILFQDSIGSLNPHFTCLENCLEPLLYLKACEKKEAIERIYMLMEDLALPKDILFKQVGMISGGEAQRICLVRALSIKPRVLILDESTSGLDYELSLHIMDYLKRWQRGNKSAIMLISHDEHIARGLCGRVYMMNTKGELET; via the coding sequence ATGTTAGAGCTATGCAATGTATCTTATTACTACACATCATATCGGGGATTTGCCGCATATAAGCATTATGTGTTAAGACATATTGATTTGAAACTAGAGGCGGGGCAAAACATTGCGATTATGGGGAAAAGTGGCTGTGGGAAAAGCACGTTGGCAAAGATTGCCTGTGGGCTTTTGCGACCACAAAGAGATGAGGCGGGAGCCGTGGGAGAAGTGAGACTTCACTCTGTGCCTATTAATATTTGTAACCTTAGCTTTCGCAGGGCATTTTGCGCGCAAGTGCAAATACTTTTCCAAGATAGTATAGGCTCTTTGAATCCGCATTTTACTTGCCTTGAGAACTGCCTTGAGCCGCTTTTGTATCTTAAGGCTTGTGAGAAAAAGGAGGCGATAGAGCGCATTTATATGTTAATGGAGGATTTGGCATTGCCTAAGGATATACTTTTTAAGCAGGTGGGTATGATTTCTGGCGGTGAGGCACAGAGAATCTGCCTTGTGAGGGCTTTAAGCATTAAACCTCGAGTGCTAATCCTTGATGAAAGTACTTCTGGGCTTGATTATGAACTTTCTTTACATATAATGGATTACCTCAAGCGATGGCAGCGAGGTAATAAAAGTGCAATTATGCTTATTAGCCACGATGAGCACATAGCGAGAGGACTTTGCGGGCGTGTGTATATGATGAATACAAAAGGTGAGTTAGAGACATAA
- a CDS encoding cysteine desulfurase: MNIHLDFLANFPLNKSANALLFEDSYPNPNIFDNAFVRDLKADSAHLSAMFNKTHAHSFDYSCGEFLCLFSTLFSHHYHIVLAPSFSQQSFYAAHTFQTMHKDGLSFMPLSRQGIIESLPVLNIRPNEPIVFFLPIINQDVLSINPIKSMIEQILCAYPHALIFCDISLFLSTLTQAHLESLRLLKHKKLLFMCNAEHIGLMRKCGFILSELSDGEIPALKAYFDTQLLRPNLFKAAITAIEDILALPPSIDTKAQFFTSLQSHLKDDMALFVPPHLNSPNALALRFRGIKARLLIESLQIAGIYAINGQDCLFGNAKPSFVLHSMGYDEPQCRELLSVSYKHLDDIESITSHIASAYLQLRQFHL, from the coding sequence ATGAATATACATCTTGATTTTTTAGCTAATTTCCCGCTAAATAAAAGCGCAAATGCCCTGCTTTTTGAGGATAGCTATCCTAATCCTAATATATTTGACAATGCCTTTGTGCGTGATTTAAAGGCAGATAGCGCACACTTAAGCGCGATGTTTAATAAAACTCACGCCCATAGTTTTGATTATAGCTGCGGGGAGTTTCTCTGCCTCTTTAGCACACTTTTTTCTCATCATTATCATATTGTCTTAGCTCCTAGCTTTTCACAGCAGAGCTTTTATGCCGCACATACATTTCAGACAATGCACAAAGATGGCTTATCTTTTATGCCACTCTCGCGGCAGGGCATTATAGAATCTCTGCCTGTTTTAAACATACGCCCAAATGAACCAATAGTTTTTTTCCTGCCTATTATCAACCAAGATGTGCTATCCATAAATCCCATAAAATCTATGATAGAGCAGATTCTATGTGCTTATCCTCACGCGCTTATATTTTGTGATATTTCACTTTTTTTAAGCACACTCACACAAGCACATTTAGAATCTTTGCGCCTTCTCAAGCATAAAAAATTGCTTTTTATGTGTAATGCCGAGCATATTGGCTTAATGCGTAAATGCGGCTTTATCCTAAGTGAGCTAAGTGATGGGGAAATTCCCGCACTTAAAGCTTATTTTGACACACAGCTTTTGCGTCCCAATCTCTTTAAAGCCGCCATTACCGCCATAGAGGACATACTCGCCCTGCCTCCTAGCATAGATACTAAAGCGCAGTTTTTTACATCTTTGCAATCGCATTTAAAAGATGATATGGCACTTTTTGTGCCACCTCATTTAAATAGCCCAAACGCCCTTGCTTTGCGATTTAGGGGTATAAAAGCACGACTTTTGATAGAGAGTTTGCAAATAGCAGGGATTTATGCTATTAACGGGCAGGATTGTCTCTTTGGCAATGCAAAGCCCTCTTTTGTCCTACATTCTATGGGCTATGATGAACCACAATGTCGCGAGTTACTTAGCGTGAGCTATAAGCATTTAGATGATATAGAATCTATTACCTCACATATCGCCTCTGCGTATTTGCAACTACGACAATTCCATTTATGA
- the motB gene encoding flagellar motor protein MotB, whose protein sequence is MAKKKKCPDCPAGEKWAVPYADFLSLLLALFIALWAISSTADSDSEALKTEFIKLFDFTLTAPLPSNQDDISENEVENESSALSENSSITTAQIEQMAEEGGILEQMEMGVSLRLPSNIFFEAGSAEINNSDVYLYLQRMSAIIKKLPDYVKIDVRGYTDNSPLPVGSRYKDNYELSAARSLSVMKSLVKNGISNERISFSGYGEHQAIAPNDTPVNRAKNNRVEIFFFVDPKDAPVAQSILEETLQNTQ, encoded by the coding sequence ATGGCTAAAAAAAAGAAGTGTCCCGATTGTCCTGCAGGAGAAAAATGGGCTGTGCCTTATGCGGATTTCCTTTCGCTTCTTTTGGCTCTTTTTATTGCCTTGTGGGCGATTTCATCAACAGCCGATTCGGATTCTGAAGCCTTAAAAACGGAGTTTATAAAACTCTTTGATTTTACACTTACCGCACCACTTCCTTCAAATCAAGATGATATAAGTGAAAATGAAGTGGAAAATGAAAGTTCTGCCCTGAGTGAAAATTCATCTATTACTACTGCGCAAATTGAACAAATGGCAGAAGAGGGTGGGATTTTAGAGCAAATGGAAATGGGTGTGTCGCTGCGGTTACCCTCTAATATTTTCTTTGAAGCAGGAAGCGCAGAGATTAATAATAGCGATGTGTATTTATATTTGCAACGTATGAGTGCGATTATCAAGAAACTTCCTGATTATGTTAAGATTGATGTGCGTGGTTATACGGATAATTCTCCTTTGCCTGTTGGCTCACGCTATAAGGATAATTATGAGTTGTCTGCGGCACGTTCACTTAGCGTAATGAAGTCTCTTGTGAAAAATGGTATCTCAAATGAACGTATTTCATTTTCTGGCTATGGCGAACACCAAGCTATTGCGCCCAATGATACACCTGTTAATCGTGCAAAAAATAATCGCGTGGAAATCTTTTTCTTTGTAGATCCTAAAGATGCGCCAGTGGCACAATCCATCTTGGAAGAAACTTTGCAAAATACACAGTAG
- the selA gene encoding L-seryl-tRNA(Sec) selenium transferase, translating into MKNLLQSIPKVDSLLQHNELKSFDKSLLLPLIASHLNALRTNLKAGHISRATFEESLLGLIPMLKKKAEALSRPTLRQVVNATGVVIHTNLGRSVLSQEILDEIMPFLRSYHTLEYDLDKGKRDERYRHCTQMLCEICGCEDALLVNNNASAVFLVLNTFGAQKETIISRGELVEIGGSFRIPEIMASAGSILCEVGTTNKTRLRDYENAINEQSAIIMKTHQSNFKQIGFVQSCEFKELTTLARKHHLIDYFDLGSGHIGVLNLPDEPSVQEICKYKPSLLSFSGDKLLGAGQVGIILGSSPLIATLKKNPLLRALRVDKFSILALNATLKAYKQKAYYKIPTLSMLQTDSKVLESRAQTLKNALNATPFASKFALLEVIPLQSLAGGGSIPHLSFDSFGVALCMKDMEVKALESALRRCGIIVCVQKDRILLDMRTLLNGDEEQILSALESILGETNAG; encoded by the coding sequence GTGAAAAACCTGCTTCAATCCATTCCTAAAGTCGATTCGCTGCTCCAGCATAATGAGCTAAAATCGTTTGATAAATCCCTCCTTTTGCCCCTTATTGCATCGCATCTTAACGCCCTACGCACAAATCTAAAAGCAGGACATATCTCTAGAGCAACTTTTGAAGAATCTCTGCTTGGTCTTATCCCCATGCTTAAAAAAAAGGCAGAGGCACTTTCTCGCCCTACCTTAAGGCAAGTGGTAAATGCCACAGGCGTTGTGATACATACAAATCTTGGGCGGAGTGTGCTTTCACAAGAAATCCTTGATGAAATCATGCCATTTTTACGCAGTTATCACACACTTGAATACGATTTGGACAAAGGCAAGAGAGATGAGCGCTATAGGCACTGCACACAAATGTTATGTGAAATATGCGGCTGTGAGGACGCGCTTTTGGTGAATAACAACGCCTCTGCGGTGTTTTTAGTGCTAAATACCTTTGGAGCGCAAAAAGAGACTATTATCTCACGTGGGGAGCTTGTGGAGATTGGCGGGAGTTTTAGAATCCCTGAAATTATGGCAAGTGCGGGGAGTATCCTATGTGAAGTAGGTACGACAAACAAAACGCGTCTAAGGGATTATGAAAATGCCATTAACGAGCAGAGTGCTATTATTATGAAAACACATCAAAGCAATTTTAAGCAAATAGGCTTCGTGCAATCCTGCGAGTTTAAAGAGCTTACCACTCTAGCGCGGAAGCACCATCTTATTGATTATTTTGACTTAGGCAGCGGGCATATAGGAGTGCTAAATCTCCCAGATGAGCCAAGTGTGCAGGAGATTTGCAAATATAAGCCCTCACTTCTTAGCTTTAGCGGAGATAAACTCTTAGGGGCGGGGCAAGTAGGCATTATACTTGGCTCATCGCCTCTTATTGCAACACTTAAGAAAAATCCCTTACTTCGTGCATTGAGAGTAGATAAATTCAGCATTCTCGCCCTCAATGCGACCCTCAAAGCCTATAAGCAAAAGGCTTATTATAAGATTCCAACCCTCTCTATGCTTCAAACAGATAGCAAGGTGTTAGAATCTAGGGCACAAACGTTAAAAAATGCTCTTAATGCCACTCCATTTGCCTCAAAATTTGCCCTCCTTGAGGTTATCCCCTTGCAATCACTCGCAGGAGGAGGGAGTATCCCACATTTATCATTTGATTCCTTTGGTGTAGCACTTTGTATGAAAGATATGGAGGTTAAGGCTTTAGAATCTGCCTTAAGGCGATGTGGGATAATCGTCTGTGTGCAAAAAGATAGAATCCTCCTTGATATGCGGACATTGCTTAATGGCGATGAGGAGCAAATTTTAAGCGCACTTGAAAGCATTCTAGGTGAGACAAATGCAGGATAA
- the rpsO gene encoding 30S ribosomal protein S15, which yields MALDMAKKKEIIAKFARDNKDTGSSEVQIALLSQRITDLTEHLKANPKDHSSRLGLLKLVGQRKSLLTYLKKTQYSRYTKLISELKLKDR from the coding sequence ATGGCTTTAGATATGGCGAAAAAGAAAGAGATTATTGCTAAGTTTGCAAGGGATAATAAAGATACGGGTTCAAGTGAAGTGCAAATAGCATTGCTTTCGCAAAGAATTACTGACTTAACAGAGCATTTAAAGGCAAACCCAAAGGATCATTCGAGTCGTTTAGGGCTTTTAAAACTTGTAGGGCAAAGAAAATCATTATTAACCTACCTCAAAAAAACACAATATAGTCGCTATACAAAATTAATTAGTGAATTAAAACTCAAAGATAGATAG
- a CDS encoding molybdopterin molybdotransferase MoeA: MVSFLEALQIATSLSPTTRTHTLPLFKSYNHIITQDIKAAKSLPPFDNSAMDGYAIMLDDYGSTCVCDGSIFAGDNATHITLTKGHTYKVMTGAMIPQHTQAIVQFEWTKDNGTAVQIPASDCLQSIKAGQNIRFKGEEIAPDSILLRKGQRLNHLDVSILASQGISAIESFTPLKIGIFSSGDEVIEPHQKAAPHQIYNTNATSLYTLLTQRGYQCSYEGILADDMNALCGKIEQFTQYDVAITSGGASVGDADLIKTALQAQGARFLFDGINVKPGRHLSCAMLKDTLIILLPGNPLALLLHTHTFVLSVLESLQGGRAIYPKSLTLKLSHDVKLKPNTTNMLLGNIQNDTFLLYNNGKIGSSSLVNMWKNNAIALFESTRTFSQGTAIKVIPYNADFCDIMDYMN; encoded by the coding sequence ATGGTAAGTTTTTTAGAAGCATTACAAATCGCCACATCTTTAAGCCCTACCACGCGCACACATACATTGCCACTTTTTAAATCTTACAATCATATTATTACTCAAGATATCAAAGCCGCTAAATCGCTCCCGCCATTTGATAATTCTGCAATGGACGGCTATGCGATTATGTTAGATGATTATGGTTCTACTTGTGTGTGTGATGGGAGCATTTTCGCCGGGGATAATGCTACTCATATCACGCTCACAAAGGGGCATACTTATAAGGTAATGACGGGCGCGATGATTCCCCAACATACACAAGCCATCGTGCAGTTTGAATGGACTAAAGATAATGGCACAGCGGTGCAAATCCCTGCTAGTGATTGTTTGCAGAGTATCAAAGCAGGGCAGAATATTCGTTTCAAGGGTGAAGAAATCGCCCCAGATTCTATACTTTTACGCAAAGGGCAGCGGCTTAATCATTTAGATGTAAGCATTCTTGCCTCACAGGGTATAAGCGCAATAGAGAGCTTTACACCCTTAAAAATAGGGATTTTCTCTAGTGGCGATGAGGTGATTGAGCCTCACCAAAAGGCAGCACCTCATCAAATCTATAATACCAATGCCACAAGCCTTTATACACTCCTTACGCAAAGAGGCTATCAATGCAGTTATGAGGGTATTTTAGCAGATGATATGAATGCCCTTTGTGGGAAAATAGAGCAATTTACACAATATGATGTGGCGATTACAAGCGGTGGGGCGAGTGTAGGCGATGCGGATTTAATCAAAACTGCCCTTCAGGCACAGGGCGCGAGATTTCTTTTTGATGGCATAAATGTAAAGCCCGGGCGACATCTTAGCTGTGCTATGCTAAAAGATACTTTGATTATCCTGCTCCCGGGCAATCCTCTAGCCCTGCTTTTACATACGCATACTTTTGTGCTTTCTGTTTTAGAATCTTTGCAAGGTGGTAGGGCTATCTACCCTAAAAGCCTTACTCTAAAGCTCTCGCACGATGTAAAACTAAAGCCTAATACTACAAATATGCTTCTAGGCAATATACAAAATGATACATTTTTGCTTTATAATAATGGCAAAATCGGCTCAAGTTCGTTAGTAAATATGTGGAAAAACAATGCGATCGCGCTTT
- the selB gene encoding selenocysteine-specific translation elongation factor, producing the protein MQDNDIIVGLGGHIDHGKTTLIKALNGFDGDNLKEEKQRGITLDLSFSSLPLPARNVAFIDVPGHEKLVKNMIAGTFGIDVLLLVIAANEGIMPQTLEHIKIADMLGIRTCICVITKIDKLTSPSTQLPLLESHIAKLFIQSDIKLYSCIALSLHPKADKIENTQALEALKEVLDNVPKPQRADFGMFVYYIDRSFTIKGAGCVVTGSVLSGQCAPNDKLYAYHIHKEVSVRGIQIHDKDAPLATPSHRVALNLTQVKHNELKRGFLVAPKGYLRGFNSVDVAIFGDVKHNATYQCYIGSTKLNGKVQILESSPISAHSFGSKPLILATLKCDEPIFGIFSQRFVLRNDEGALGGGVILNPIIDPIKKSTKITLLKALAQRDFHQAFTLLTRIHKKGFGLVSSTQRFNLSHVQSCEIATSIDSIFVDEKSLTLYPLSQIESIKTAIIDIFTRNKYALLSAQSLSLKHKWASLALAQRALDELLDEGQIIHKNGLYLSCWNETKDIRIYVEDVLFDTLIKQHFTPLAPYNIYDALDIDRKMGDNALKSLSLSKKIVRLSHNFFIATTALTQMNALMREIITKQGYVDVNNLRKRTHLSRKYLIGYLEYLDKFDDIECIDNKRFYKYIKPHNEVEQ; encoded by the coding sequence ATGCAGGATAATGATATTATCGTTGGGCTAGGTGGGCATATTGACCACGGCAAAACAACGCTTATCAAGGCTCTTAATGGCTTTGATGGAGATAATCTCAAAGAGGAAAAGCAAAGGGGTATTACATTAGATTTAAGCTTTTCCTCCCTCCCCCTACCTGCACGTAATGTCGCCTTTATCGATGTCCCCGGACACGAAAAATTAGTAAAAAATATGATTGCGGGGACCTTTGGTATTGATGTATTGCTGCTTGTGATAGCCGCAAATGAAGGGATTATGCCTCAAACATTAGAGCATATTAAAATTGCCGATATGCTGGGGATTCGCACCTGCATTTGCGTGATAACTAAAATTGACAAGCTCACTTCACCCTCCACGCAACTTCCGCTTTTAGAATCTCACATTGCAAAGCTTTTTATACAAAGTGATATAAAGTTGTATTCCTGTATTGCCCTTAGTCTGCACCCTAAAGCAGACAAGATAGAAAACACACAGGCATTAGAGGCATTAAAAGAAGTCCTAGATAATGTGCCTAAGCCACAGAGGGCAGATTTTGGTATGTTTGTGTATTACATTGATAGAAGCTTTACGATAAAAGGCGCAGGCTGCGTGGTAACCGGTAGTGTTTTAAGCGGGCAATGCGCCCCTAATGACAAGCTTTATGCTTATCATATCCATAAGGAAGTATCCGTGCGCGGGATACAAATTCACGATAAAGATGCGCCTCTAGCCACGCCCTCGCATCGTGTCGCGCTCAATCTCACACAAGTAAAACACAATGAGCTTAAAAGAGGCTTTCTCGTTGCGCCTAAGGGATATTTGCGGGGATTTAATAGTGTTGATGTAGCGATTTTTGGTGATGTGAAGCATAATGCTACCTATCAATGCTACATAGGCAGCACGAAGCTTAATGGAAAGGTGCAGATTCTAGAATCTTCTCCCATAAGCGCACATAGCTTTGGCTCAAAGCCCCTTATCCTCGCTACACTCAAATGCGATGAGCCCATCTTTGGCATATTCTCGCAACGTTTTGTCCTAAGAAATGATGAGGGCGCATTAGGTGGAGGCGTGATTTTAAATCCCATCATTGACCCTATTAAAAAATCTACCAAGATTACATTGCTTAAAGCCCTCGCACAAAGGGACTTCCACCAAGCATTTACCTTGCTTACACGCATTCATAAAAAGGGCTTTGGACTTGTGAGTTCGACACAAAGATTTAATCTTAGCCACGTTCAAAGCTGTGAAATCGCCACCTCAATAGATTCTATCTTTGTTGATGAAAAGTCCCTCACACTCTACCCCCTCTCACAAATAGAATCGATAAAAACCGCTATTATTGATATTTTTACACGTAATAAATATGCTCTTCTCTCCGCGCAAAGCTTGAGTTTAAAGCATAAATGGGCGTCTTTAGCCCTCGCACAAAGGGCATTAGATGAGCTGCTTGATGAAGGGCAGATTATCCATAAAAATGGGCTGTATCTCTCCTGCTGGAATGAAACTAAGGATATTCGCATATACGTTGAAGATGTGCTATTTGATACACTTATTAAGCAGCACTTTACGCCACTTGCGCCCTATAATATTTATGATGCACTTGATATTGATAGAAAAATGGGCGATAATGCACTAAAAAGCCTCTCCCTAAGCAAAAAGATCGTGCGTCTTAGCCATAATTTTTTTATCGCTACCACTGCATTAACGCAAATGAATGCCCTTATGCGTGAGATTATCACAAAGCAGGGCTATGTAGATGTCAATAATTTGCGCAAGCGCACTCATTTAAGCCGTAAATATCTCATCGGCTATTTAGAGTATCTCGATAAATTTGATGATATAGAATGTATCGATAATAAGCGATTCTATAAATACATAAAGCCGCATAATGAGGTAGAGCAATGA
- the motA gene encoding flagellar motor stator protein MotA → MDLTSILGLLGAVASLSLGDILEGGNPLHLIHISSLIIIIPTAGCAAMAATHGTHVKAAFKEMKLVFGGSGVNLNETIRTLVELSTLARKDGVLSLEGKAAQIEDDFLRQALSMIIDGRDAHAVREDMEVQIESLEEYYHGSSHFWIMYAETCPTMGLVGAVMGLMLALQLLDDPKAMAAGIAGAFTATVTGIFCSYGMFGPWGHKMHAKSKDIIRERMVILEGVVGIANGDNPRNLEEKLLGFIPPGEPKISQFE, encoded by the coding sequence ATGGATTTAACGAGTATTTTAGGACTTTTGGGGGCTGTTGCTAGTCTCTCGCTAGGAGATATTTTGGAGGGAGGTAACCCTTTACATCTTATCCATATTAGTTCGCTCATCATCATTATTCCTACTGCTGGTTGTGCAGCAATGGCAGCCACACATGGTACACATGTTAAGGCTGCTTTTAAAGAAATGAAGCTTGTTTTTGGTGGAAGTGGAGTGAATTTGAACGAAACTATACGTACTCTTGTTGAACTTTCTACCCTTGCGAGAAAAGATGGTGTCCTTTCTCTTGAAGGTAAGGCGGCACAGATTGAAGATGATTTCTTACGTCAGGCACTTTCAATGATTATTGATGGACGCGATGCACACGCTGTGCGTGAAGATATGGAAGTGCAAATAGAATCTTTAGAAGAGTACTATCACGGGTCTTCGCATTTTTGGATTATGTATGCTGAGACTTGCCCTACAATGGGGCTTGTTGGAGCGGTTATGGGGCTTATGCTTGCTTTGCAGTTGCTTGATGACCCAAAGGCTATGGCAGCAGGGATTGCTGGAGCATTTACTGCAACGGTTACAGGGATTTTCTGTTCTTATGGAATGTTTGGTCCTTGGGGGCATAAAATGCACGCTAAAAGCAAGGATATCATACGTGAACGTATGGTGATTTTAGAGGGCGTTGTGGGTATTGCTAATGGTGATAATCCTCGTAACCTTGAAGAGAAATTATTAGGATTTATCCCACCGGGTGAGCCCAAAATCTCACAATTTGAATAA